A section of the Acidobacteriota bacterium genome encodes:
- a CDS encoding response regulator — MTDSDDARPQIQALRRRTATLNAAILRINASLDLDTVLHEAVDTTRALTAARYGIIVTIDEAGEVRDFVTSNFTDEERRRFLEWPDRARFSAHVRDLPGPLRLADWTAYVRSLGLSVGLPACTFMSAPMRHRDVHVGHFFLGDKADGAPFTDEDEEVLTLFASQVASAIANARAHRDERRARAGLEALVETSPVGVAVFDAGTGRPVSFNREARRIVEGLRMPGHPPEQLLEVVVCRRADGREMSLAELPLARLLGDAETVRAEEVELSVPDGRSVRTLINATPIPAEDGTVASVVATLQDLAPLDEIERMRTEFLSLVSHELRTPLAAIMGSVAAVLDDSQALDPAELREFLRVIDEQARHMRGLIGDLLDAGRIDAGALSVSPEPAEVGDLVEQARSTFLAGGARHAIVPDLPSGLPPVLADRRRIVQVLNNLFANAARHAPHSAPIRVAAVREEAHVAVSVSDEGHGVAPELLPRLFSKHGGGGEGGTPAGHGLGLAICKGLVEAHGGRIRAESPGPGLGTTVTFTLPAAGEAGPLAAGPPPAAERGEPPRILVVDDDPRMLRFVRGALSRAGYAPLVTGAPDDLRRIIRTEKPRLVLLDLLLPGSDGIELLERIPELADLPVIFISAYGRDETVARALESGAADYIAKPFSPTELVARVRAALRRHAAPEPFVLGDLAIDYGQRRVTVGGNAVDLTAIEYEVLRALALDAGRVVTFETLLRRVWAKPDSDDAHLVRIVVKNLRRKLGDSAASPARIFNQRGVGYRMAKPAGR; from the coding sequence GTGACCGATTCCGACGACGCGAGGCCGCAGATCCAGGCGCTGCGCCGGCGCACCGCGACCCTCAACGCGGCCATCCTGCGGATCAACGCCTCGCTCGACCTCGACACCGTGCTGCACGAGGCCGTCGACACCACCCGTGCGCTGACCGCCGCCCGCTACGGCATCATCGTCACCATCGACGAGGCCGGCGAGGTGCGGGACTTCGTCACCTCCAACTTCACCGACGAGGAGAGACGCCGCTTCCTCGAGTGGCCCGACCGCGCGCGGTTCTCCGCCCACGTGCGCGACCTGCCCGGGCCGCTGCGCCTCGCCGACTGGACGGCCTATGTCCGCTCGCTCGGCCTCTCCGTCGGACTCCCCGCCTGCACCTTCATGAGCGCCCCGATGCGTCATCGGGACGTGCATGTCGGCCACTTCTTCCTCGGCGACAAGGCGGACGGGGCGCCGTTCACCGACGAGGACGAGGAGGTGCTGACGCTGTTCGCCTCACAGGTCGCCTCGGCGATCGCCAACGCCCGCGCCCACCGCGACGAGCGGCGCGCGCGGGCCGGCCTCGAGGCGCTCGTCGAGACCTCGCCGGTCGGCGTGGCGGTGTTCGACGCGGGGACCGGCCGGCCGGTGTCGTTCAACCGCGAGGCGCGGCGCATCGTCGAAGGGCTTCGCATGCCCGGCCATCCGCCGGAACAGCTCCTCGAGGTGGTCGTGTGCCGGCGCGCCGACGGGCGCGAGATGTCCCTGGCCGAGCTCCCCCTGGCGCGGCTGCTCGGCGACGCGGAGACGGTGCGCGCCGAGGAGGTCGAGCTCTCGGTACCCGACGGGCGCAGCGTCCGGACGCTCATCAACGCGACCCCGATCCCTGCCGAAGACGGCACGGTGGCTTCGGTGGTGGCGACCCTGCAGGACCTTGCCCCGCTCGACGAGATCGAACGGATGCGGACCGAGTTCCTGAGCCTGGTGAGCCACGAGCTGCGCACGCCGCTCGCCGCCATCATGGGCTCGGTCGCCGCCGTGCTGGACGACTCGCAGGCGCTGGACCCCGCCGAGCTGCGCGAGTTCCTTCGCGTCATCGACGAGCAGGCACGGCACATGCGCGGCCTGATCGGCGACCTGCTCGACGCGGGGCGCATCGACGCGGGCGCGCTCTCGGTCTCCCCCGAGCCCGCCGAGGTGGGCGACCTGGTGGAGCAGGCGAGGAGCACCTTCCTGGCCGGCGGCGCCCGCCACGCCATCGTCCCGGACCTTCCCTCCGGCCTGCCTCCCGTGCTGGCCGACCGCCGGCGCATTGTGCAGGTGCTCAACAACCTCTTCGCCAACGCGGCGCGGCACGCGCCCCACTCGGCGCCCATCCGGGTCGCGGCGGTGCGCGAGGAGGCTCACGTCGCGGTCTCCGTGTCCGACGAGGGGCATGGAGTCGCGCCGGAGCTGCTGCCGCGCCTGTTCAGCAAGCACGGCGGCGGCGGCGAAGGCGGAACGCCGGCCGGCCACGGCCTCGGGCTTGCGATCTGCAAGGGGCTGGTGGAGGCGCATGGCGGGCGCATCCGGGCGGAGAGTCCCGGCCCGGGCCTCGGCACGACCGTCACCTTCACGCTGCCGGCGGCCGGAGAGGCCGGACCGCTGGCCGCCGGCCCGCCGCCGGCCGCCGAGCGGGGCGAGCCGCCGCGCATCCTGGTGGTCGACGACGACCCGCGGATGCTGCGCTTCGTCCGCGGCGCGCTCTCGCGAGCCGGCTACGCCCCGCTCGTCACCGGCGCCCCGGACGACCTGCGGCGCATCATCCGGACCGAGAAGCCCCGGCTGGTCCTGCTCGACCTGCTGCTGCCGGGCAGCGACGGCATCGAGCTGCTCGAGCGCATCCCCGAGCTCGCCGACCTGCCGGTGATCTTCATCTCCGCCTACGGCCGCGACGAGACCGTCGCGCGGGCGCTCGAGTCGGGCGCGGCCGACTACATAGCCAAACCCTTCTCGCCGACGGAGCTGGTGGCGCGGGTGCGAGCAGCGCTGCGCCGGCACGCGGCGCCCGAGCCGTTCGTCCTCGGAGACCTCGCCATCGACTACGGCCAGCGCCGGGTGACGGTCGGCGGGAACGCGGTCGACCTCACCGCCATCGAGTACGAGGTGCTGCGCGCGCTCGCGCTCGACGCGGGACGGGTCGTGACCTTCGAGACGCTGCTGCGCCGCGTCTGGGCCAAGCCCGACAGCGACGACGCGCACCTGGTGCGCATCGTCGTCAAGAACCTGCGCCGCAAGCTCGGCGACAGCGCGGCCAGCCCCGCCCGCATCTTCAACCAGCGCGGCGTCGGCTACCGCATGGCGAAGCCGGCGGGCCGATGA